From a region of the Pseudanabaena sp. ABRG5-3 genome:
- a CDS encoding type II toxin-antitoxin system RelE family toxin yields the protein MSYQVNLPKTVQKQLNTLPQELKQRILKALVQLQEEPRPVNSLQMKGGQGFRLRIGDYRVLYDIDDSSKIVNLRRIGHRREIYRDL from the coding sequence ATGAGCTATCAAGTCAATTTACCTAAAACTGTCCAGAAACAACTGAACACCTTACCACAGGAACTAAAACAACGAATTTTAAAGGCTTTAGTGCAGTTACAAGAAGAACCTAGACCCGTCAACTCTTTACAAATGAAAGGAGGACAAGGTTTTCGTTTACGAATTGGAGATTATCGCGTTCTATACGATATTGATGATAGTAGCAAAATCGTAAATTTAAGACGCATAGGACATCGGCGCGAAATTTATCGAGACTTATAA
- a CDS encoding peroxiredoxin-like family protein, which translates to MQNTYEILSQTQRQRVSDGAIASIFDSCPSTSRKLILILPQLGDFDSLEYIWWIQREIDRIKAEGITVRAVGIGDRQSGEYFCKFTGFDPSWMFMDSTGELHRQLNLYSGLTTKFPFLSSGQSAWVNLMLMCAGIGSQGTLKEVFRGYKGDRHAPQLIADDEVIKAAPLPPLKGSFFKWAGGSGFQRPFELATLRLRNMAEVLGNWNAYVPNASYMTQRGATFLFDAQGELIYEHRDRGILGFAANPSYPLDFLFQKNLIENK; encoded by the coding sequence ATGCAAAATACCTACGAAATCCTTAGCCAGACTCAACGACAACGGGTAAGTGATGGCGCGATCGCTTCAATATTTGATAGCTGCCCATCTACCTCGCGTAAACTAATTTTAATACTGCCTCAACTAGGTGACTTCGATAGCCTCGAATATATTTGGTGGATACAAAGGGAAATTGACAGAATTAAAGCTGAAGGAATTACAGTTAGGGCTGTAGGCATAGGCGATCGCCAGTCGGGAGAATATTTCTGTAAATTTACAGGTTTCGATCCTAGTTGGATGTTTATGGATAGCACAGGAGAACTGCACCGACAGCTAAATCTATACTCTGGACTTACAACAAAGTTTCCCTTCCTATCCTCTGGACAGAGCGCATGGGTGAATCTGATGCTGATGTGTGCGGGGATTGGTAGCCAAGGCACATTAAAGGAAGTCTTTCGAGGATATAAAGGCGATCGCCATGCACCACAATTAATTGCCGATGATGAAGTAATCAAAGCTGCACCGTTACCACCATTAAAAGGTTCTTTTTTTAAGTGGGCTGGTGGTTCAGGATTTCAGCGTCCCTTTGAGCTTGCCACCCTCCGCTTACGAAATATGGCAGAAGTTCTAGGCAATTGGAACGCCTATGTTCCTAATGCCTCATACATGACTCAGCGAGGGGCAACATTTCTCTTCGATGCCCAAGGCGAATTAATTTATGAACATCGCGATCGCGGTATTCTCGGATTTGCGGCAAATCCGAGCTATCCCTTAGACTTCTTATTTCAAAAGAACCTAATTGAAAACAAGTAG
- a CDS encoding S9 family peptidase — MVMSPYGSWKSPISSDLIVSSSIRLGAIAIDGGYVYWNEGRPTEGGRNVIMRYDSEENYREMTPATLNVRSLVHEYGGGEYLVDDGRIYFSNFSDRCIYRKVGGGSCKPLTTESAYRYADFVWNRLYGKLICVREDHTAGGEPINTLVAVNTSNGEDIQVLVSGADFYASPCLNPTGDKLAWISWHHPNMPWDGTELWVADLVETEVGVLSIQNPQLVAGRENESIFQPRWSPDGNLYFVSDRTGWWNLYRAADDLTIQALAPMEAEFGLPQWVFGMSTYDFTGDGKILCSYTQHGKSHLAILDPANLEAGLQEIPLPFTSISGIQCEADRAVFHGGSATEPTAIVLLDITKGTWQKVRVASDLQLDPEYISAAQPVEFPTENGKTAHGLFYPPKNKDFQAEPNEKPPLLVKSHGGPTASTSGSLSLGIQYWTSRGFAVLDVNYGGSTGYGREYRDRLKGNWGIVDVDDCANGAKFLADKGLVDGDRLAISGGSAGGYTTLCALTFRDDFKAGASHYGICDLEALATDTHKFESRYLDSLIGKYPEQKDLYIQRSPIHFTDKLSCAIAFFQGLEDKVVPPNQAEMMVEALRKKGLPVAYVPFEGEQHGFRKAENIKRALDGEFYFYSQIFGFTPADAIEAIEIENK, encoded by the coding sequence ATGGTAATGTCTCCCTACGGTTCTTGGAAATCGCCGATTAGTTCTGATTTGATTGTTTCTAGTAGTATTCGCCTTGGCGCGATCGCCATTGATGGTGGTTATGTCTATTGGAATGAGGGCAGACCGACGGAGGGAGGACGCAATGTGATTATGCGCTATGACAGCGAAGAGAACTATCGCGAGATGACTCCTGCCACTTTAAATGTGCGATCGCTAGTTCATGAATATGGCGGCGGCGAATATTTGGTAGATGATGGCAGAATTTATTTCTCGAACTTTAGCGATCGCTGTATCTATCGCAAAGTTGGTGGTGGCTCCTGCAAACCCTTAACCACTGAAAGTGCCTATCGTTACGCAGATTTTGTATGGAATCGGCTCTATGGCAAATTGATTTGTGTGCGCGAAGACCATACCGCAGGAGGGGAACCGATTAACACTTTAGTGGCGGTAAATACCAGCAATGGAGAAGATATTCAAGTCTTAGTCTCAGGTGCAGATTTCTATGCTTCGCCCTGCTTGAATCCTACGGGTGATAAGCTGGCATGGATTAGTTGGCATCATCCAAATATGCCTTGGGATGGAACAGAACTGTGGGTTGCTGACTTAGTGGAAACCGAAGTAGGGGTTCTATCGATTCAAAATCCGCAATTAGTAGCTGGTAGAGAGAATGAATCCATTTTTCAGCCTCGCTGGTCGCCCGATGGCAATCTCTATTTTGTCAGCGATCGCACTGGTTGGTGGAATCTCTATCGCGCCGCCGATGATCTGACAATTCAAGCCCTTGCCCCAATGGAAGCCGAATTTGGCTTGCCGCAATGGGTTTTCGGGATGTCCACCTATGACTTTACAGGCGACGGCAAAATCCTCTGCTCCTATACACAGCATGGTAAATCCCATTTAGCAATTCTCGATCCCGCAAATCTGGAAGCAGGTTTACAAGAAATTCCATTACCCTTTACTTCTATCTCAGGTATCCAGTGCGAAGCAGATCGGGCTGTCTTTCATGGTGGCTCGGCAACGGAACCGACAGCGATTGTTTTACTAGATATCACTAAGGGAACTTGGCAAAAAGTGCGGGTTGCTTCCGACTTGCAGCTTGACCCCGAATATATTTCGGCAGCTCAGCCTGTAGAATTTCCGACCGAAAATGGAAAGACGGCTCATGGTTTATTCTATCCACCCAAAAACAAAGACTTCCAAGCTGAACCTAACGAGAAACCACCACTCCTAGTCAAAAGTCATGGGGGCCCTACCGCATCCACTTCAGGCAGTTTGAGCCTCGGTATTCAATATTGGACAAGTCGTGGCTTTGCGGTGTTAGATGTCAACTATGGTGGTAGCACAGGCTATGGGCGCGAATATCGCGATCGCCTCAAGGGAAATTGGGGCATTGTCGATGTCGATGATTGCGCTAACGGGGCAAAATTCCTTGCGGACAAGGGTTTAGTCGATGGCGATCGCTTAGCAATTTCGGGCGGCAGTGCGGGCGGCTATACGACCCTTTGCGCCTTGACTTTCCGTGATGATTTCAAAGCTGGGGCAAGCCATTACGGCATTTGCGATTTGGAAGCCCTTGCCACCGATACTCATAAATTTGAATCCCGCTATCTCGATAGTTTGATCGGCAAATATCCCGAACAAAAGGATTTATATATTCAGCGATCACCCATTCATTTCACCGACAAGCTCTCCTGCGCGATCGCCTTTTTCCAAGGACTAGAAGATAAAGTTGTCCCGCCAAATCAAGCGGAAATGATGGTGGAGGCTTTACGCAAAAAAGGTTTGCCCGTTGCCTACGTTCCCTTTGAAGGTGAGCAGCACGGCTTCCGTAAAGCCGAAAACATTAAACGCGCCCTTGATGGTGAGTTCTATTTCTATTCCCAGATTTTCGGATTTACGCCTGCCGATGCGATCGAGGCGATTGAGATTGAAAACAAGTAG
- a CDS encoding Uma2 family endonuclease, whose product MNALTISLESVIDLTDEQFFQLCRKNSDLRFERNAQGDITVMAPEGGETGMRSASITTDLAIWNRQTKLGVTFGSSTGFKLPNGSDRSPDASWILRSRWEALTAEQRSRFAPICPDFVIELMSPSDNLKVTQAKMQEYQDNGARLGWLINRKDREVEVYRIGKPKEVLQNPSSLSGEDVLPDFVLSLTEIW is encoded by the coding sequence ATGAATGCTTTAACAATCAGCCTAGAGTCGGTGATCGATCTTACCGATGAACAGTTCTTTCAACTTTGTCGAAAAAATAGCGATCTTAGATTCGAGCGCAATGCTCAAGGAGATATTACAGTCATGGCTCCAGAGGGTGGCGAAACAGGGATGCGTAGTGCTAGCATCACCACCGATTTAGCAATTTGGAATCGCCAAACTAAGCTAGGGGTTACTTTTGGCTCGTCCACAGGTTTTAAGCTTCCTAATGGTAGCGATCGCTCTCCTGATGCTTCATGGATTTTGAGGTCACGATGGGAAGCGTTAACGGCTGAACAGCGATCGCGATTTGCGCCAATTTGTCCCGATTTTGTAATTGAATTGATGTCGCCTAGTGATAACTTGAAGGTTACGCAAGCGAAGATGCAGGAATATCAAGATAATGGCGCAAGGCTTGGCTGGCTAATTAATCGCAAAGATCGGGAAGTAGAGGTTTATCGCATTGGCAAGCCTAAGGAAGTTTTGCAAAATCCGAGTTCTCTCTCTGGAGAAGATGTTTTACCTGATTTTGTTTTGAGTCTTACAGAAATTTGGTAA
- a CDS encoding Uma2 family endonuclease → MTVTTTRKITFEEYLTYDDGTDKRYDFNDGELIEVTPATAFHNALMMFFSFVLQLEIRQKSYPYCVRVNSTELLISKRTRRPDVLVMTLDQSQGLGNQPDMLYEPCLLAIEIVSLTCRTVDTVEKREEYAQFGIPEYWIVDFLLGTFSVLILVNGNYVEKVYRENDQIISNVFPKLSLSMNQVMADR, encoded by the coding sequence ATGACTGTTACCACTACTAGAAAAATCACCTTTGAAGAATATCTGACCTATGATGACGGCACTGATAAGCGTTATGACTTTAATGATGGAGAACTAATTGAAGTGACTCCAGCGACTGCCTTTCATAATGCTTTAATGATGTTTTTCTCTTTTGTCTTGCAGTTAGAAATCCGCCAAAAAAGTTATCCCTATTGTGTGCGTGTTAATAGCACTGAATTACTTATCAGTAAACGCACGCGCCGCCCCGATGTATTGGTGATGACTCTGGATCAATCCCAAGGATTAGGTAATCAGCCTGATATGTTGTATGAGCCTTGCCTATTAGCAATTGAGATTGTGAGTCTAACTTGTCGTACTGTAGATACTGTAGAAAAACGCGAAGAATATGCTCAATTTGGTATTCCTGAATATTGGATCGTTGATTTTCTCTTAGGTACTTTTTCTGTACTTATTTTAGTTAATGGAAATTATGTTGAGAAAGTTTATCGAGAGAATGACCAAATTATTTCTAATGTTTTTCCTAAGCTCAGTTTGTCCATGAATCAGGTTATGGCAGACAGATGA
- a CDS encoding GUN4 domain-containing protein, giving the protein MARNCAVIVGINDYDEISPLKYAKSDAERMRDFFMQDLGVSHDDLYFFTDDSPRNAQGRKTQPTYGTLKSFLGDRFADPFLSAGDTLWFYFSGHGMPCEGRDYLLPSDGNPRSMPDLAIPIGYVTERLRRSGADNVVMLIDACRSDGTKNAGMGIGDEKQQGVITFFSCSPSQVSYEIDEIGQGAFTNVLLEALRIQGEGNCATVERFYQFLGTQVPKLTQRHKNYVQTPYAIIEPATKLHYILLPKFANLTDITALKNDALKAEISGNIELAEQIWKMVNAASSGTDSDVFDAFMRLANRQSTDNPQPTVTIKAEGSKSPSAPTVSPPVVPKEFKREIISRETQPVQEVKNNPVELVSAKGIDYQELEKLLKSQEWSKADKLTAKLMLQVAEDEWLSTKHIDAFPCEDLRTIDQLWVHYSDGRFGFSIQKKIWLECGGTIGKYDYKVWKKFAAKVGWYHPQNNDWRTHYGFMNDTNNAKNALTASLPFYVCDSWRRWRWDGRRSSWEVVFSAIALKILLCNT; this is encoded by the coding sequence ATGGCGAGAAATTGTGCGGTAATTGTTGGAATTAATGACTACGATGAGATTTCGCCTTTGAAGTATGCCAAGAGCGATGCTGAGAGGATGCGTGATTTTTTCATGCAGGATTTGGGCGTTAGTCATGACGATCTGTACTTTTTCACCGATGACTCGCCGCGCAATGCTCAGGGGCGCAAGACTCAGCCGACCTATGGCACGCTCAAATCTTTTTTAGGCGATCGCTTTGCCGATCCCTTTTTATCCGCAGGGGATACGCTGTGGTTTTACTTTAGCGGTCATGGGATGCCCTGTGAGGGGCGCGATTATCTGTTGCCTAGTGATGGTAATCCGCGTTCTATGCCCGATCTGGCGATTCCGATTGGTTATGTGACGGAACGCTTGCGGCGGAGTGGGGCGGATAATGTGGTGATGTTGATCGATGCTTGTCGCAGTGATGGCACGAAGAATGCGGGTATGGGCATCGGTGATGAGAAGCAACAGGGTGTAATTACGTTTTTTTCTTGCAGCCCATCACAGGTTTCCTATGAGATTGATGAGATTGGGCAAGGGGCGTTTACAAATGTATTGTTGGAGGCGTTGCGGATTCAGGGTGAGGGAAATTGTGCGACGGTGGAGCGTTTTTATCAATTTTTGGGAACTCAAGTACCGAAACTCACTCAACGGCATAAAAACTATGTTCAAACGCCTTATGCGATAATCGAACCTGCAACGAAGTTACATTATATTTTGTTGCCGAAGTTTGCCAATCTTACTGATATTACGGCGCTTAAAAACGATGCGCTCAAAGCAGAAATTAGCGGAAATATTGAATTAGCCGAACAAATATGGAAGATGGTTAATGCTGCTTCAAGTGGTACAGATTCAGATGTGTTTGACGCTTTTATGCGTTTGGCTAATAGGCAATCTACGGATAATCCACAACCAACTGTAACTATTAAGGCTGAGGGTAGTAAATCCCCATCAGCGCCAACTGTTTCGCCCCCTGTGGTTCCTAAAGAGTTTAAGAGAGAAATTATCAGTAGAGAAACACAGCCAGTCCAAGAGGTCAAGAATAATCCTGTGGAATTGGTGAGTGCGAAGGGGATTGATTATCAAGAGTTGGAGAAATTGTTGAAGTCGCAAGAATGGAGCAAAGCCGATAAACTCACAGCTAAGTTAATGTTGCAGGTTGCGGAAGATGAATGGTTAAGTACTAAACATATTGATGCTTTTCCCTGTGAGGATTTGCGGACAATTGACCAATTATGGGTGCATTACAGTGATGGCAGATTTGGCTTTAGCATTCAAAAAAAAATCTGGCTAGAATGCGGTGGCACAATTGGGAAATATGATTATAAAGTGTGGAAAAAATTTGCAGCAAAGGTTGGTTGGTATCATCCACAAAATAATGACTGGAGGACGCATTATGGATTTATGAATGACACTAATAATGCGAAGAATGCTCTCACAGCAAGTCTTCCGTTTTATGTATGTGATAGTTGGAGGCGATGGCGATGGGATGGGAGGCGTAGTAGTTGGGAAGTAGTGTTCTCTGCTATCGCATTGAAGATCTTGCTTTGTAACACATAA
- a CDS encoding ABC transporter ATP-binding protein, whose translation MLLEVDNLTVRYGEATPAVDRVTFHLQAGEALGLIGESGCGKSTIGRSLIKLLPKYANVEGTICVDGEEIAEKKDGTWRGEKVGLIFQDPMTRLDPLMSIEDHGLEVLSSHYPKLSSQSAKQRIHEALRSVRIDPSRAKQYPHEFSGGMRQRVAIALSLLLNPVLLIADEPTTSLDVTVATDILKELTVLRKTRSMGLLLVTHDLGMVAEYCDRIAVMYNGNIVETGYVEQIFRDPQHLYTKSLLSSVLHFNPEALTISTDESESQDRETGEEINQKIADDVPVASDANILEDGQEQTNAQGNSQEFAMIEKSVTSVKPAPRVILHVNRLQKHYVTGGNPLTRFVDPSSGLVKAVDGIDLEIITGETFGIIGESGSGKSTTGRAILQLIKPDRGSSVRFNGVELTRLKGEQLRQMRSQMQMIFQDPRACFSPYMTVFNSVADPLIIHNFVPNLEAAKDKVYAILEKVGLNSELADRYPSDLSGGQLQRVAIARALITNPKFIICDEPVSMLDASIQSQVLQLMHDLKQEFKLTYIFITHDLAVAQFFCDRIAVMRRGKIVEQGSTEAVLTNPQHEYTKSLIASIPRIPYVNN comes from the coding sequence ATGCTGCTTGAAGTTGACAACTTGACTGTTCGTTATGGCGAAGCAACGCCTGCGGTCGATCGCGTGACTTTTCATTTGCAAGCAGGTGAAGCGCTGGGATTAATTGGTGAAAGCGGTTGTGGCAAATCGACTATTGGGCGATCGCTGATCAAACTATTACCTAAATATGCCAATGTCGAGGGGACGATTTGCGTCGATGGGGAAGAAATTGCTGAGAAAAAAGATGGAACATGGCGCGGCGAAAAGGTTGGCTTAATTTTCCAAGATCCGATGACAAGGCTTGATCCCTTGATGAGCATCGAAGATCATGGCTTAGAAGTGTTGTCTTCCCACTATCCTAAACTTTCATCGCAATCGGCAAAACAACGGATACATGAGGCGTTGCGCTCGGTTCGCATCGATCCTAGTCGCGCTAAGCAATATCCCCACGAATTTAGCGGCGGGATGCGGCAGAGAGTGGCGATCGCCTTATCACTTCTACTAAATCCAGTTTTATTAATTGCCGATGAGCCAACTACGAGCCTCGATGTCACCGTTGCCACCGATATTCTCAAAGAGCTAACGGTACTTCGCAAAACACGATCAATGGGCTTATTGTTAGTTACCCATGACCTCGGTATGGTTGCCGAATATTGCGATCGCATTGCTGTAATGTATAACGGAAACATCGTGGAAACTGGCTATGTGGAACAAATTTTCCGCGATCCCCAACATCTCTACACCAAAAGTTTGCTATCTTCAGTTCTCCATTTCAATCCAGAAGCATTAACTATCAGTACAGATGAATCTGAATCTCAAGATCGAGAAACTGGCGAGGAAATTAATCAAAAGATTGCAGACGATGTTCCCGTAGCTTCCGATGCCAATATTCTAGAAGATGGTCAAGAACAGACTAATGCTCAAGGGAATAGTCAAGAATTTGCGATGATTGAGAAGTCAGTGACTTCTGTGAAACCAGCCCCCAGAGTAATTCTCCATGTCAATCGTCTACAAAAGCATTATGTTACGGGCGGAAATCCACTAACGCGCTTCGTTGATCCTTCTAGTGGTTTAGTCAAAGCCGTTGATGGCATCGATCTAGAAATAATTACAGGAGAAACCTTTGGCATTATTGGCGAAAGCGGCTCTGGCAAAAGTACGACGGGTCGGGCAATTTTGCAATTAATTAAGCCCGATCGCGGTAGTTCTGTCCGCTTTAATGGCGTAGAGTTAACCAGACTCAAGGGTGAACAATTGCGCCAAATGCGATCGCAAATGCAAATGATCTTCCAAGATCCTCGCGCTTGCTTTAGTCCCTATATGACAGTCTTTAATAGCGTTGCCGATCCTTTAATAATTCATAACTTTGTCCCCAATCTCGAAGCGGCTAAGGATAAAGTCTATGCGATTCTTGAAAAAGTGGGACTTAATTCCGAGCTTGCCGATCGCTATCCCTCGGACTTGTCAGGTGGTCAATTGCAACGGGTAGCGATCGCCCGCGCTTTGATTACGAATCCTAAATTTATTATTTGCGATGAGCCTGTGAGTATGCTCGATGCGTCGATTCAGAGCCAAGTTTTGCAATTGATGCACGACCTCAAACAGGAATTTAAGCTAACTTATATCTTTATTACCCATGACCTCGCAGTGGCTCAATTTTTCTGCGATCGCATTGCAGTGATGCGTAGGGGTAAAATTGTAGAGCAGGGCAGTACTGAGGCAGTGTTGACCAATCCCCAACATGAATATACCAAGTCTTTAATCGCTTCGATTCCACGTATTCCCTATGTCAATAATTAG
- a CDS encoding tetratricopeptide repeat protein — protein sequence MASQDLHLPHKQEEKLINEVAESIAKPDHSPVMFNIWGIGGVGKSTLLRKFQEGLSDRIQGKQIHFATITFDDNYATPLDVMVALHKDLPEISFLKRDVLAKDVFSEKYKTYKETLANLNNAPVKGKEKVERDQLDRVKQLTKLVANAGIWAGKTAASGGVSNPMTEFAASVTTSAVGSVLDLTIDGAASALSLKDKLMDELLLKHEATKDAEVRELMLDPLPKLTQAFVESLVNHAHKTPVVLVLDTYEKASVDFDTWLRQIFLKNKALKNSQLRVVTAGRYQLLKREGWSDLITGERLVQELPLREFEKDKVKNYLEKIGITDKREIEKFYKKTNGLPFHLHLIAQQKEQGIAIDSDEAIEKRLLVGLNEIQKKLVRYAACCRWFDRTAITSLANWQELDFAKGVDTGLNCFDWLKERDFVEFTGSNGRYRLGDVARDIIHFSLEPNERKEIHAHLQQYFEDLADQEVPPECWDGEKYENSVWCTYTAEAMYHAFFNLRRDGWQVYFLKHFFASRYFDQFEVMDTPAFAALASDAEFDDNHLLPQENKKFLESVKLLLPVGWLLVNSPPHTEVEIDEVSLPKALLERIENAIKKSLEKVDALPDGLSKCIALICKCLRAHRTRVFDIAKQAEAQAHLLEPKIEAIYRSQLFLEVGNLFNSLEQYEEAITDFDKAIELNPNYVKAWFNRGIAKGNLKRHKEAIADFDKVIELNPNHAKGWVNRGTAKGNLQRYEESISDYDKAIQINPNYAEAWSFQGGMKENLQRYEEAIADYDKAIELNPNYAQAWSFRGDAKENLQRYEEAIADHDKAIELNPNYAQAWSKRGIALTRLGKYDQALEHFNHAMYLDPNEIQFQINRGVLFAWMGRYDEAIWQCEQVLQQNPNDVDALYGMSCCYALQRNIDESLKYLALAINQQPEETKNRAKKDPEFDGIREHLVIYAIA from the coding sequence ATGGCAAGTCAAGATCTCCACCTTCCTCACAAACAAGAAGAAAAACTGATTAATGAAGTCGCTGAGTCGATCGCTAAACCTGATCATTCGCCTGTGATGTTTAATATTTGGGGAATTGGTGGAGTTGGGAAGTCCACACTGCTCAGAAAATTTCAAGAAGGTTTAAGCGATCGCATACAGGGTAAGCAGATCCACTTCGCCACAATTACCTTTGATGACAACTACGCAACACCATTAGATGTCATGGTTGCTCTGCATAAGGATTTACCCGAAATTTCTTTTTTGAAAAGAGATGTTTTGGCAAAAGATGTTTTTAGTGAAAAATATAAGACTTACAAAGAGACTCTGGCGAATTTAAATAATGCACCAGTTAAAGGCAAGGAAAAAGTTGAGAGAGATCAGCTTGATCGTGTTAAACAACTAACTAAGCTTGTAGCAAATGCGGGGATTTGGGCAGGTAAAACCGCCGCTTCGGGAGGTGTGAGCAATCCGATGACAGAGTTCGCTGCTTCCGTGACAACTTCGGCGGTTGGTAGTGTATTAGACCTAACTATTGATGGAGCAGCCTCGGCATTATCACTAAAAGATAAATTGATGGATGAGTTGTTACTCAAACATGAAGCCACCAAGGATGCAGAGGTGCGCGAGTTAATGCTCGATCCTTTGCCTAAACTTACTCAGGCTTTTGTCGAGAGTTTGGTAAATCATGCTCATAAAACGCCTGTGGTGCTGGTGCTAGATACCTATGAAAAGGCATCGGTTGATTTTGATACTTGGCTCAGACAGATATTTCTCAAAAATAAAGCTCTAAAGAATAGCCAGCTTAGGGTGGTGACGGCAGGGCGATATCAACTACTTAAAAGAGAAGGCTGGAGTGATTTGATCACTGGGGAGCGATTGGTGCAGGAATTGCCGTTGAGGGAGTTTGAGAAGGATAAGGTCAAGAACTATCTAGAAAAAATTGGGATTACGGATAAGAGAGAGATTGAGAAATTTTATAAAAAAACTAATGGTTTACCTTTCCATTTGCATCTCATCGCTCAACAAAAAGAGCAGGGCATTGCTATTGATAGCGATGAGGCGATTGAAAAGCGTTTACTAGTGGGACTAAATGAAATCCAGAAAAAACTGGTTAGGTATGCAGCTTGTTGTCGATGGTTTGATCGAACGGCGATCACGAGTTTAGCTAATTGGCAGGAGCTAGACTTTGCGAAGGGTGTTGATACTGGTCTTAACTGTTTTGATTGGCTCAAAGAGCGCGACTTTGTGGAATTTACGGGAAGCAATGGGCGCTATCGTTTAGGTGATGTAGCACGGGATATCATTCACTTCTCTTTAGAGCCTAATGAACGTAAAGAAATTCACGCGCACTTACAGCAATATTTTGAGGATCTGGCTGACCAAGAAGTGCCTCCTGAGTGTTGGGATGGAGAAAAGTATGAGAATTCTGTTTGGTGTACATATACTGCCGAGGCGATGTATCACGCATTTTTTAATTTGCGTCGAGATGGTTGGCAAGTTTATTTCCTGAAACATTTTTTTGCTTCGCGTTATTTCGACCAATTTGAAGTTATGGACACACCTGCATTTGCGGCGCTTGCTTCGGATGCAGAATTTGATGACAATCATCTTCTACCACAGGAGAACAAAAAGTTTTTGGAGAGCGTAAAACTGTTATTGCCTGTAGGCTGGTTGTTAGTCAATTCCCCTCCACACACTGAGGTTGAAATTGATGAAGTTAGTTTGCCAAAAGCTTTATTAGAAAGAATTGAAAATGCGATCAAGAAATCCTTAGAAAAGGTTGATGCTTTACCTGATGGACTATCAAAATGTATTGCCTTGATTTGCAAGTGTTTACGCGCTCATCGAACTAGAGTATTTGACATTGCCAAACAAGCAGAAGCACAAGCTCATCTCCTTGAACCAAAAATTGAAGCAATTTATCGCAGTCAACTTTTTCTAGAGGTTGGCAATTTGTTTAATTCTTTAGAGCAATATGAAGAAGCAATCACCGATTTTGATAAAGCAATTGAGCTAAATCCCAACTATGTTAAAGCTTGGTTTAATCGAGGTATTGCAAAAGGTAATCTAAAAAGGCATAAAGAAGCGATTGCTGATTTTGACAAAGTAATTGAGCTAAATCCTAACCATGCCAAAGGATGGGTTAATCGAGGTACTGCAAAGGGAAATCTACAAAGGTATGAAGAATCGATCTCTGATTATGACAAAGCGATTCAGATAAATCCCAACTATGCTGAAGCTTGGTCGTTTCAAGGTGGGATGAAAGAAAATCTACAAAGGTATGAAGAAGCTATCGCTGATTATGATAAAGCAATTGAGCTAAATCCTAACTATGCTCAAGCTTGGTCGTTTCGAGGTGATGCCAAAGAAAATCTACAACGGTATGAAGAGGCGATCGCTGATCATGATAAAGCAATTGAGCTAAATCCTAACTATGCTCAAGCTTGGTCTAAGAGAGGAATTGCTTTAACTAGACTTGGAAAATATGACCAAGCCCTTGAACATTTCAATCATGCTATGTATCTAGATCCCAATGAAATACAGTTTCAAATCAATCGAGGGGTCTTGTTTGCTTGGATGGGAAGATATGATGAAGCAATTTGGCAATGCGAACAAGTATTACAACAAAATCCTAATGATGTTGATGCGTTATATGGCATGTCTTGCTGCTATGCCTTACAGCGCAACATTGACGAGTCTCTCAAATATCTTGCCCTAGCGATCAATCAACAACCTGAAGAAACAAAAAATCGAGCAAAAAAAGATCCTGAATTTGATGGCATTAGAGAACATCTAGTTATTTATGCGATCGCATAA